In Malus sylvestris chromosome 2, drMalSylv7.2, whole genome shotgun sequence, the genomic stretch GATCTGATGGTGTCAAAACTGCTTTTCATTCGTCTCCACTCATTTTACCTGCAGCGAATTTGTTAGAAAATAGAAGCACTTCCGTTGGTTCTACTTCCTTGAAAAGTGGTGTTGTGGCTTCAAAAAATGGTTCTGTAGTGATGACAAGAcctgggaagaagaagatgaggtgTGAATTGCCACCAAAGTCGATAACATCAATATCTGAGATGAATCGTATACTAGTGCGGAAGCGCGTTTCTTCCCTTTCACCGGTAAGATACTGCTGCTGCTAATCTAATCATCCCCCAATCAATTTGTTAGGGTTCCTAACTTCTTCCATTGATTGTAGAAACCGCGATGGTCCTCTGTACGTGACCAGGAGATTCTAGCTGCAAAGTCACAGATCAAGCATCCTCCTGTTGCAATAAATGATCCAGAACTTTATGCTCCTCTCTTTAGAAATGTTTCCATGTTTAAAAGGTAGTTAGGATTAAATTTAAGAggtaaatttaattttaatgcTAAAAGAATGTGATTCCTTTTACAGTAACATTTTGTTCCGTTCTTAGGAGTTATGAACTTATGGAACGCACGCTGAAAATCTATATCTACAAGGAGGGAAACAAGCCGATCTTTCATCAACCAATACTCAAGGGTTTATATGCTTCAGAAGGATGGTTCATGAAACTGATGCAGGGATATAAGCGCTTTCTTGTCAAGGATCCTAGCAAGGCTCATCTGTTTTATATGCCATTTAGTTCGCGGATGCTGGAGTACGCTCTATATGTACGTAACTCTCACAACCGTACAAACCTACGCCAATTTCTGAAGGAATATACCGAAACAATTGCAGCAAAGTATCCTTATTTCAACAGAACTAGTGGAGCAGATCATTTTCTTGTTGCTTGCCATGACTGGGTATGCTCTCCATGCACCTTtattttttcttgctttttcctTCATGACTGATATCTGCTTCGTTATTAGTGATAAGATACTACGATAGTAAAGTGGGATTCCACAAATGGTTTTGAGATTCATACGTAATGCCAAGATTCTCATGAAAATGAATCCTATCATAGTGGACATCGACACGAATGTATTTCTTACATGCATGTGTCTCAGAGTGCATGCCTTTCTAACATGTGAGGTTGACTTTTCTAGGCTCCATATGAAACAAGGCACCACATGGAGCGCTGCATCAAAGCGCTTTGCAATGCTGATCCAACATCCGGCTTCAAAATAGCAAGGGATGTGTCTCTTCCAGAGACATATGTTCGTTCAGAGAGAAATCCCCTTGTAGATCTTGGAGGCAAACCTCCTTCTCAGAGGAAGATTCTTGCCTTTTATGCTGGAAATATGCATGGCTACTTACGTCCAATTCTGCTAGAGTACTGGAAGGACAAAGACCCCGATATGAAGATTTTTGGCCCAATGCCTCCCGGTGTTGCAAGAAAATTGAACTACATCCACCACATGCAGAGCAGCAAATACTGTATCTGCCCCAAGGGTTATGAGGTCAACAGTCCGCGAGTGGTTGAAGCAATATTTTATGAGTGCGTACCTGTGATCATATCTGACAACTTTGTGCCGCCATTTTTCGAGGTTTTGGATTGGGGGGCATTCTCTGTGATTCTTGCAGAGCAAGACATTCCAAAGTTGAAAGAGATACTAGTTTCGATACCAGAAGAGAAGTATCTTCAGCTGCAGCTAGGGGTCAGGAAGGTTCAGAAACATTTTCTGTGGCATGCTAAACCCCTCAAGTATGATCTCTTCCACATGACACTTCATTCGATTTGGTACAACCGAGTTTTTCAGttaaaactccgttaagttctGCTGAAATTCCCCGACGAACAGAGGCGGAGATGTTAGCACATGAAATTGAAATGAGGCAGTTTCCGGTCGCTTCTTGTTCTACCTGTGAAGCTGTAGAGTCTGTTTAAATGCTACACCATGAAGTCAACTGTGAGTAAAGCTTTTCAACTGTTTTGTAAGTATTATATTTCACATTTTCCTGTTTTGTAAGTAATTTCTTTCTTCTAATCCCAATAGCTGAAACTGTTATTACTAGTTGCTACCAGTAAGAAATTCACACACCCAAAAGCCATCTTTTAATGGTTGAAGTATGCAACGTGATCACCAAGACAAATGAAGGTGGTAAAGATAAGTTTTAGAGCGACGGACACGAGGACTTTCATGGCGCGGACACCAATGTGATAGTGTTCCATGGCATAAAGTTTTTTTCTACTAAGTGGGATCGGTTGTATGAATCCTAAAA encodes the following:
- the LOC126596036 gene encoding probable glycosyltransferase At3g07620, with product MEYTFQFPKLCNIEPRSRRWLFLLGVVSVTYLSIQSLLIPYGIALRSLSPHSEVPAQVEGSVLPVHSSAKSMMVRNPLKVNSLDSIDVSMFGGDIRQGTEPKGNDVSKEIDLMLEEREIDNDFESDINRNVDDDFLSENVVVVDEGLALVSIKNRENVTILHKADETRHGFHLKKIVLPNSEITRENASKENSTVTAKRSDGVKTAFHSSPLILPAANLLENRSTSVGSTSLKSGVVASKNGSVVMTRPGKKKMRCELPPKSITSISEMNRILVRKRVSSLSPKPRWSSVRDQEILAAKSQIKHPPVAINDPELYAPLFRNVSMFKRSYELMERTLKIYIYKEGNKPIFHQPILKGLYASEGWFMKLMQGYKRFLVKDPSKAHLFYMPFSSRMLEYALYVRNSHNRTNLRQFLKEYTETIAAKYPYFNRTSGADHFLVACHDWAPYETRHHMERCIKALCNADPTSGFKIARDVSLPETYVRSERNPLVDLGGKPPSQRKILAFYAGNMHGYLRPILLEYWKDKDPDMKIFGPMPPGVARKLNYIHHMQSSKYCICPKGYEVNSPRVVEAIFYECVPVIISDNFVPPFFEVLDWGAFSVILAEQDIPKLKEILVSIPEEKYLQLQLGVRKVQKHFLWHAKPLKYDLFHMTLHSIWYNRVFQLKLR